The Methanoculleus thermophilus sequence TTCTTGATGCTCGAACCGCTCTTGCCGATGGCAAGCCCCATGTCGCCGGGATTAATCACGAAGATGATGCGTTCGTTGCGGTTGTCAATGACGCAATCGCGGCTGCCTGCGCCGGTGAGGCTTTCGAACTGGGAGATGAGGCGCATGCACTCCTCAGTCAGCACGACCTGTGGCATTGTTTACACTCTCACGGCGTTCAGGATATCAGACTCGCCAGGCTCGATAACAGCAAGCGCACTAACGACGTAGGGCATACCGCAGGCTTTCCCGAGCTGGACACTCGATCCCTCGTAGACATAGACAGGGATATCGGTTTCTTTCACGAGATTTTTGACTGATTCGGGGCTGTTCGCAGCCACCACAACAAGTTTTGCCTTGCCTTCCTCAATGGATTCCCGGGTCTTGTTCTGACCGAGGAATACAACACCAGTCTTCACGGCTTTACGGAGTGAAGCATTAAAGTCCATGTATGGTTCTCCTAGATTTTCAGGTTGATTGGTTTTGCAATAAGTTTTACATCACCGGTGCCGAGCTGAATCGGCTGGCCCACGATCACGTTCTCGGTGACGCCGTTCAATTCGTCGACCTCGTTTGCGATTGCCGCATCCAGCAGATGGTTGACCGTTACCTCGAATGCAGCCCGGGAGAGGACACTCTCCTTCTCACCGGCAATGCCGTGCCGGCCGATCTGCTTGACCTCGCCATCCATGCACATCATATCTGCGACGAGCATGATATGGCGGACATCAACGCCGATACCCTGTTCGTTCAGGGTACTCAAGGCCTCCTGAATGATCGCGTTCCTGCCTGCCTCGATACCAAGCACATCAGCGATCTCGCTGATGTTGTTGCTCCGGGTGCGGGAGGTATCGACTCCCTCGACTTCGAAGACATCTTTTAGGTTAGAGCCTTCAGTATAAAGGATATACTCTCCACCCTCTTTTCTGACGACCACCCGCTCGATATCATCGATGCCCTGAACAATGACGTTCCTGACATGCTCTGCAAGCTGGAAGAGGTTCTGGTAACTCTCCTGGTTCTTCGGGGTGAAGACAATTGAGGCCCGTTTAGGATCCCCTTCCACCTCGAAGTCACGGAAATGCCGCTTCTCCCGGATCTTCCTCGGCGCCGTCTCGATGATCTCCTCCACCGTGATCTTACGCCGATCGCAGACCTCCTTGTTCAGCATGACAAGAACCTGCATGTTCTCCATATCGATGGTGATATCCCCGAACTCGTGGAGCGGCGCGGCCTCGATCTGCCAGCTCACCTCACGAGCGCGGTCACGGTTGAACGCCCAGTCGTCCAGCAGGTAGATCGCCATGGTGGGGGTGCTCGGCTCCCGGCGCGCATCCAGGATCTCGATGAGACGGGGAAGACCGAGGGTAACGTTGATCTCGGCCACACCCGCGTAGTGGAAGGTTCGCATCGTCATCTGGGTACCGGGCTCCCCGATCGACTGCGCCGCCACAATCCCAACCGCCTCGCAGGGCTCGATCCTGGTCTTCTCGTACTCCGAAAAGACCATCTCAAGGATCTTCTCGAACTGTTCATTGGTGATATCCTTATCCGCGAGACTCGCCTTCAGGTCTTCCCGGGTCCGGTAAGGCAGATCGAGGCTGTCGATCCGCTGCTCCATCTCACTGTTCACTTGACCTCCTCCTTCAAGACACTCTCCACGATACCCTTCACGTCC is a genomic window containing:
- a CDS encoding 50S ribosomal protein L30e — protein: MDFNASLRKAVKTGVVFLGQNKTRESIEEGKAKLVVVAANSPESVKNLVKETDIPVYVYEGSSVQLGKACGMPYVVSALAVIEPGESDILNAVRV
- the rpoA2 gene encoding DNA-directed RNA polymerase subunit A''; protein product: MEQRIDSLDLPYRTREDLKASLADKDITNEQFEKILEMVFSEYEKTRIEPCEAVGIVAAQSIGEPGTQMTMRTFHYAGVAEINVTLGLPRLIEILDARREPSTPTMAIYLLDDWAFNRDRAREVSWQIEAAPLHEFGDITIDMENMQVLVMLNKEVCDRRKITVEEIIETAPRKIREKRHFRDFEVEGDPKRASIVFTPKNQESYQNLFQLAEHVRNVIVQGIDDIERVVVRKEGGEYILYTEGSNLKDVFEVEGVDTSRTRSNNISEIADVLGIEAGRNAIIQEALSTLNEQGIGVDVRHIMLVADMMCMDGEVKQIGRHGIAGEKESVLSRAAFEVTVNHLLDAAIANEVDELNGVTENVIVGQPIQLGTGDVKLIAKPINLKI